A part of Armatimonadota bacterium genomic DNA contains:
- a CDS encoding prepilin-type N-terminal cleavage/methylation domain-containing protein, whose product MKRRAFTLIELLVVIAIIAILAAILFPVFAQAKEAAKKTADLSNHKQVTLAFMQYLPDNDDVFPLGFGPRGDAQPWAWNYNQYFPHNWPSGAGGDGSYAIRAYTSPSAWANTIQPYTKNIQMFSGPGLPIVSGGAVSNAAPGTVPKGTTAMTYNGLLMAYGASGVQNPAMLPMAWSGRGKANVDGAILSNPALQCNEANKPCSYVPWKSGCASTRNGEQSAMFTLSGSLWVYGKGANMAFTDGHAKFRTLGAVLSPKDTDYKTDPYTGYDATGIPGFYWWDGCHAWLFRPDYNFNN is encoded by the coding sequence ATGAAACGCCGTGCGTTTACGCTCATCGAGCTTCTGGTCGTGATCGCGATCATCGCGATCCTTGCGGCCATCCTGTTCCCTGTCTTCGCCCAAGCCAAAGAGGCCGCGAAGAAGACGGCGGACTTGTCCAACCACAAGCAGGTCACCCTTGCGTTCATGCAATACCTGCCTGACAACGACGACGTGTTCCCGCTCGGCTTCGGCCCGCGGGGCGACGCCCAGCCGTGGGCCTGGAACTATAACCAGTACTTCCCGCACAACTGGCCTTCGGGAGCAGGCGGCGACGGTTCGTACGCGATCCGTGCGTACACCTCCCCCAGCGCTTGGGCCAACACGATCCAGCCGTATACCAAGAACATCCAGATGTTCAGCGGCCCCGGCCTGCCGATCGTCTCCGGCGGTGCGGTCAGCAACGCCGCCCCGGGCACCGTTCCTAAGGGTACGACCGCGATGACGTACAACGGCCTTCTCATGGCCTATGGCGCCAGCGGCGTCCAGAACCCTGCGATGCTGCCGATGGCCTGGTCCGGTCGCGGCAAGGCCAACGTGGACGGTGCGATCCTTTCGAACCCGGCCCTGCAGTGCAACGAAGCCAACAAGCCGTGCAGCTACGTGCCGTGGAAGTCGGGTTGCGCCAGCACTCGGAACGGCGAGCAGAGCGCGATGTTCACGCTCAGCGGTTCGCTCTGGGTCTACGGCAAGGGCGCCAACATGGCGTTCACCGACGGTCACGCGAAGTTCCGCACCCTCGGCGCGGTCCTCTCTCCGAAGGACACGGACTACAAGACCGACCCCTACACCGGCTATGACGCCACGGGCATCCCGGGCTTCTACTGGTGGGACGGTTGCCACGCTTGGCTGTTCCGCCCAGACTACAACTTCAACAACTAA
- a CDS encoding prepilin-type N-terminal cleavage/methylation domain-containing protein, with protein sequence MRRAFTLIELLVVIAIIAILAGILFPVFVQAKEAARKTTGINNVKQVALATVGYTVDWDDTYPIMQRVQANGVVRYYESIGLPAGWDFNGQFRDMDNVAWVNSVQPYLKNYAVMTLNGQNVWSYKDTRYANATQPFFNGSVSLNGVLASYPATGVASPSKLTLVWFGNMKEEIRGYVYTNPLLICSRMPCTFKGANTFGDRSDYTYGYLRGDMPQNETGWVVGRGMPMVACDAHVKFVPLNPGGAETKPGEMVRSYDHPTMAFGKNGMLKSFHTCKDTPTSHAYLSFFRPDSEFDYNFGQDVLCH encoded by the coding sequence ATGCGCCGCGCCTTCACGCTGATCGAACTCCTTGTCGTGATCGCGATCATCGCCATTCTGGCGGGGATCCTGTTCCCCGTTTTCGTCCAAGCGAAAGAAGCCGCCCGTAAGACGACGGGCATCAACAACGTCAAGCAGGTCGCGCTCGCGACGGTCGGCTACACGGTGGACTGGGACGACACCTACCCGATCATGCAACGCGTCCAGGCGAACGGCGTCGTCCGCTATTACGAGTCGATCGGACTTCCCGCGGGATGGGACTTCAACGGCCAGTTCCGGGACATGGACAACGTCGCCTGGGTCAATTCGGTCCAACCGTACTTGAAGAACTATGCCGTCATGACCCTGAACGGCCAGAACGTCTGGTCGTACAAGGACACCCGCTACGCGAACGCCACCCAGCCCTTCTTCAACGGCTCGGTCTCTTTGAACGGGGTCCTCGCCTCGTATCCGGCGACCGGCGTCGCCAGCCCGTCGAAGCTGACGCTCGTCTGGTTCGGGAACATGAAGGAAGAGATCCGGGGGTACGTGTACACGAACCCGCTCCTGATCTGTAGCCGGATGCCCTGCACGTTCAAAGGCGCGAACACGTTCGGTGACCGCAGCGACTACACCTATGGGTACCTGCGCGGCGACATGCCTCAGAACGAAACGGGTTGGGTCGTCGGACGGGGCATGCCGATGGTGGCGTGCGACGCCCACGTCAAATTCGTACCCTTGAACCCGGGCGGCGCCGAGACCAAACCCGGCGAGATGGTCCGGTCGTACGACCACCCGACAATGGCTTTCGGGAAGAACGGGATGTTGAAGTCCTTCCACACGTGCAAGGACACGCCGACCTCCCACGCCTACTTGAGTTTCTTCCGTCCGGACTCCGAATTCGACTACAACTTCGGTCAGGACGTCCTCTGCCACTGA
- a CDS encoding NAD(P)H-dependent oxidoreductase subunit E has protein sequence MSDVVTLSPERPKAPRPEELELKFGQRACEELEKLKGHYPDLKSCILPCLWIAQREYGGWLPPAAVAEVAHRLGRSFAEVEGVATFYSMYNTDHLPGRHLIEVCTCLSCHLCGAYRIVDHLEDRLGVKLGETTPDGVFTIHEVECLDACDRAPLLQVGDRYVGPVTPESVDALLDELRGREDSTVVQLADSVVQVHLDR, from the coding sequence ATGTCCGACGTTGTCACGCTCAGCCCTGAACGACCGAAAGCCCCCAGGCCCGAGGAACTGGAGCTGAAGTTCGGCCAACGGGCGTGCGAGGAACTCGAGAAGCTCAAGGGACACTATCCCGACTTGAAGAGCTGCATCCTTCCCTGCCTCTGGATCGCCCAGCGCGAGTACGGCGGATGGCTGCCCCCGGCCGCCGTCGCCGAGGTCGCCCACCGGCTCGGACGCAGTTTTGCAGAAGTCGAGGGCGTGGCCACGTTCTATTCGATGTACAACACCGACCATCTGCCGGGACGCCATCTCATCGAAGTCTGCACTTGCCTGTCCTGCCATTTGTGCGGGGCTTACCGGATCGTCGACCACCTCGAGGACCGGTTGGGCGTCAAGCTGGGCGAGACGACCCCGGACGGCGTGTTCACGATCCATGAGGTCGAGTGCCTGGACGCGTGCGACCGCGCCCCGCTCCTCCAGGTCGGCGACCGTTATGTCGGGCCGGTGACTCCGGAGTCCGTCGACGCGCTGCTCGACGAGTTGAGGGGTCGGGAAGACTCGACGGTGGTCCAACTCGCGGACTCCGTCGTCCAAGTCCACCTCGACAGATAA
- the nuoD gene encoding NADH dehydrogenase (quinone) subunit D codes for MSTHTFIPSTETVFERTGENTMIVNMGPQHPSTHGVLRVILELEGETIVRAKNVIGYLHTGMEKEAESQTYQKCVVMTDRMDYLNANGNNLAHALAVEKLLGIEIPRRGSYLRVVLAELSRVASHLVWLGTHALDLGAMTPFFYVMQQRELILDLFEMFSGVRMMPSWIVPGGLRGDAPEGFETRLRTFLAGFLSELEVVENLLAENAIWKERTQNVGILTAKETLELGCSGPIARASGVEWDLRKSSPYCCYDEFDFQIPVGEVGDVYDRFLVRIAEMKESVKIITQAIDGLPEGPWNSSDRKVVPPARAELDSSMEAVIHHFKLWTEGYRPPVGEAYAGVEGSKGELGFYIVSDGTNRPYRWHERPSSFMNLKALEVLAEGKLIADLIAIIGSIDIVLGEIDR; via the coding sequence ATGAGCACCCACACCTTCATCCCCAGCACCGAGACCGTGTTCGAACGGACGGGCGAAAACACGATGATCGTGAACATGGGGCCCCAACACCCGAGCACCCATGGCGTGCTCCGCGTGATCCTCGAACTCGAAGGCGAAACGATCGTCAGGGCCAAAAACGTCATCGGTTACCTCCACACGGGGATGGAGAAGGAAGCGGAGAGCCAGACCTACCAGAAGTGCGTGGTCATGACCGACCGCATGGACTATCTCAACGCGAACGGCAACAACCTCGCTCACGCCCTCGCCGTCGAGAAACTCTTGGGGATCGAAATCCCTCGCCGGGGCTCTTATCTCAGGGTCGTCCTCGCTGAACTGAGCCGCGTCGCGAGCCACCTTGTCTGGTTGGGGACTCACGCCCTTGACCTTGGCGCCATGACGCCCTTCTTCTACGTCATGCAACAACGGGAGCTGATCCTCGACCTGTTCGAGATGTTCAGCGGCGTCCGGATGATGCCGTCCTGGATCGTGCCGGGCGGATTGAGGGGCGACGCGCCGGAAGGGTTCGAGACCCGGCTCCGCACGTTCTTGGCCGGCTTCCTGAGCGAACTGGAAGTGGTCGAGAACCTCTTGGCCGAGAACGCGATCTGGAAGGAGAGGACCCAAAACGTCGGGATCCTCACGGCAAAGGAGACCTTGGAACTGGGCTGTTCGGGCCCGATCGCCCGGGCCAGCGGCGTCGAGTGGGACCTCCGTAAGAGCAGTCCGTACTGTTGCTACGACGAGTTCGACTTTCAGATCCCGGTGGGCGAAGTCGGGGACGTTTATGACCGCTTCCTCGTCCGCATCGCCGAAATGAAGGAGTCGGTCAAGATCATCACTCAAGCGATCGACGGCCTTCCCGAAGGGCCTTGGAACTCTTCGGACCGGAAGGTCGTGCCGCCCGCCAGGGCCGAGCTCGACAGTTCCATGGAAGCGGTGATCCACCACTTCAAGCTGTGGACCGAGGGATACCGCCCGCCGGTCGGCGAAGCTTATGCCGGAGTCGAAGGCAGTAAAGGCGAACTGGGCTTCTACATCGTCAGCGACGGCACGAACAGGCCATACCGGTGGCACGAACGCCCGTCCAGCTTTATGAACCTGAAGGCGCTCGAAGTGCTGGCCGAAGGCAAGTTGATCGCCGACCTGATCGCCATCATCGGTTCGATCGACATCGTGCTCGGCGAAATCGACCGCTGA
- a CDS encoding prepilin-type N-terminal cleavage/methylation domain-containing protein, which produces MKRRAFTLIELLVVIAIIAILAAILFPVFAQAKEAAKKTADLSNHKQVTLAFMQYLPDNDDVFPLGFGLRGDAQSWAWNYSQYFPHNWPSGAGSDGSYAIRAYSSPVAWANTVQPYSKSIQLFSGPGLPVVSAGAASNAAPSTTVPRGNSNMTYNGLLQGYGASGVQNPAMLPMVWSGRGKANTDGAVLSNPALQCNEANLPCTYVPYTAACASTKNGQQSAMFVVSGSLWVYGKGANMAFTDGHSKFRTLGAILAPKDTDAKTDPYTQYDTNGFGASYWWDGCHAWLFRPDYNFNQ; this is translated from the coding sequence ATGAAACGTCGAGCATTTACCCTGATCGAGCTCCTCGTCGTAATCGCGATCATCGCGATCCTTGCGGCGATCCTCTTCCCTGTCTTCGCCCAGGCGAAGGAAGCTGCCAAGAAGACGGCCGACCTGTCGAACCATAAGCAGGTCACGCTGGCCTTCATGCAGTACCTTCCTGACAACGACGACGTCTTCCCGCTGGGCTTCGGCCTCCGCGGCGACGCCCAGTCGTGGGCCTGGAACTACAGTCAATACTTCCCGCACAACTGGCCGAGCGGAGCGGGCAGCGACGGTTCCTATGCGATCCGCGCCTACTCTTCGCCTGTCGCTTGGGCCAACACGGTCCAGCCGTACAGCAAGAGCATCCAGCTCTTCAGCGGCCCGGGCCTCCCGGTCGTTTCGGCCGGCGCGGCCAGCAACGCCGCACCGAGCACGACCGTGCCGCGCGGTAACAGCAACATGACGTACAACGGCCTGTTGCAGGGCTATGGCGCCAGCGGCGTCCAGAACCCGGCCATGCTGCCGATGGTCTGGTCCGGTCGCGGCAAGGCCAACACGGACGGCGCGGTGCTGTCCAACCCGGCGCTGCAGTGCAACGAAGCCAACCTTCCTTGCACGTACGTGCCATACACCGCGGCGTGCGCTTCGACCAAGAACGGTCAGCAGAGCGCGATGTTCGTGGTCAGCGGTTCGCTGTGGGTCTATGGCAAGGGCGCCAACATGGCGTTCACCGACGGCCACTCGAAGTTCCGCACCCTCGGCGCGATCCTCGCCCCGAAGGACACGGACGCCAAGACCGACCCGTACACTCAGTACGACACCAACGGGTTCGGAGCCTCCTACTGGTGGGACGGCTGCCACGCTTGGCTGTTCCGCCCGGACTATAACTTCAACCAGTAA